A genomic window from Micromonospora sp. WMMA1947 includes:
- a CDS encoding NADH-quinone oxidoreductase subunit D: protein MSTSNYATERETTEGKVFTVTGGDWDEVVSGTDPINDERIVVNMGPQHPSTHGVLRLVLELEGETVREARSVVGYLHTGIEKNLEYRNWVQGSTFVTRMDYLSPLFNETAYALAVEKLLGITDDITERATTIRVLMMELNRVSSHLVWLATTAMELGAINMMLYGFREREYVLDIFETITGLRMNHAYVRPGGVAQDVPDDAIRKIRDFLQLMPKRLKEYENLLSGQPIWLERTQHVAVLDVTACMALGVTGPVLRSAGLAWDLRKTMPYCGYETYEFDVPTHTDGDVWGRYLVRVAEIRESLKLIEQALDRLKPGPVMVSDKKIAWPAQLAIGVDGMGNSLEHVAKIMGQSMESLIHHFKLVTEGFRVPPGQVYVGIESPRGELGVHAVSDGGTRPYRVHYREPSFVNLQALPAMAEGGLIADVIAGGASLDPVMGGCDR from the coding sequence GTGAGCACGTCGAACTACGCGACCGAGCGCGAGACGACCGAGGGCAAGGTCTTCACCGTCACCGGCGGGGACTGGGACGAGGTCGTCTCCGGCACGGACCCGATCAACGACGAGCGGATCGTCGTCAACATGGGTCCGCAGCACCCGTCCACCCACGGCGTGCTCCGGCTGGTCCTGGAGCTGGAGGGCGAGACGGTCCGCGAGGCCCGCTCGGTCGTCGGCTACCTGCACACCGGCATCGAGAAGAACCTGGAGTACCGCAACTGGGTCCAGGGTTCGACGTTCGTGACCCGGATGGACTACCTCTCGCCGCTGTTCAACGAGACGGCGTACGCGCTCGCGGTGGAGAAGCTGCTCGGCATCACCGACGACATCACCGAGCGGGCGACCACCATCCGCGTGCTGATGATGGAGCTCAACCGCGTCTCGTCGCACCTGGTCTGGCTGGCGACCACCGCCATGGAGCTGGGCGCGATCAACATGATGCTGTACGGCTTCCGCGAGCGGGAGTACGTCCTCGACATCTTCGAGACCATCACCGGCCTGCGGATGAACCACGCGTACGTGCGGCCGGGCGGTGTGGCGCAGGACGTGCCGGACGACGCGATCCGCAAGATCCGCGACTTCCTCCAGCTGATGCCGAAGCGGCTCAAGGAGTACGAGAACCTGCTGTCCGGCCAGCCGATCTGGCTGGAGCGTACGCAGCACGTGGCGGTGCTCGACGTGACCGCCTGCATGGCGCTCGGCGTCACCGGCCCGGTGCTGCGGTCCGCGGGCCTCGCCTGGGACCTGCGCAAGACGATGCCGTACTGCGGTTACGAGACGTACGAGTTCGACGTGCCGACCCACACCGACGGTGACGTGTGGGGCCGCTACCTGGTCCGGGTCGCGGAGATCCGCGAGTCGCTGAAGCTGATCGAGCAGGCGCTGGACCGCCTGAAGCCCGGCCCGGTGATGGTCTCCGACAAGAAGATCGCCTGGCCGGCGCAGCTCGCCATCGGCGTGGACGGCATGGGCAACTCGCTCGAGCACGTCGCGAAGATCATGGGTCAGTCGATGGAGTCGCTGATCCACCACTTCAAGCTCGTCACCGAGGGCTTCCGGGTTCCGCCGGGCCAGGTGTACGTCGGCATCGAGTCGCCCCGCGGCGAGCTGGGCGTACACGCGGTGTCCGACGGCGGCACCCGGCCCTACCGGGTGCACTACCGGGAGCCGAGCTTCGTCAACCTCCAGGCCCTCCCGGCGATGGCCGAGGGCGGCCTGATCGCCGACGTGATCGCCGGCGGCGCCTCGCTGGACCCCGTGATGGGTGGTTGTGACCGATGA
- a CDS encoding NADH-quinone oxidoreductase subunit C, translating to MTAPNDKNNDGGVPVPTTPAGASSTAPAEYPPASPAGRGMFGNQGTGDVSGYGGLVRQRKPIEEATRPYGSYFDEVRDALEEAYPDFGDAIEKVVVDRGELTLHVRPERIAEVCQVMRDDLALRFELLSSVSGVDYLGAERRLHVVYQLTSMTYRRTVRLEVAVSVEEPHVPSVTAVYPTADWQEREAYDMFGVIFDGHPALTRILMPDDWEGHPQRKDYPLGGVPVEYKGAEIPPPDKRRSYQ from the coding sequence ATGACCGCACCGAACGACAAGAACAACGACGGCGGGGTGCCGGTACCCACCACCCCGGCCGGTGCCAGCTCCACCGCCCCGGCGGAGTACCCGCCGGCCAGCCCCGCCGGTAGGGGCATGTTCGGCAACCAGGGCACCGGTGACGTCTCCGGCTACGGCGGCCTGGTCCGCCAGCGCAAGCCGATCGAGGAGGCGACCCGGCCGTACGGGAGCTACTTCGACGAGGTGCGGGACGCGCTGGAGGAGGCGTACCCGGACTTCGGCGACGCGATCGAGAAGGTCGTGGTCGACCGGGGCGAGCTGACCCTGCACGTCCGCCCGGAGCGGATCGCCGAGGTCTGCCAGGTGATGCGCGACGACCTCGCGCTGCGCTTCGAACTGCTCTCGTCGGTGTCCGGTGTGGACTACCTGGGCGCGGAGCGCCGGCTGCACGTGGTCTACCAGCTCACCTCGATGACCTACCGGCGCACGGTCCGGCTGGAGGTGGCGGTCTCCGTCGAGGAGCCGCACGTCCCGAGCGTCACCGCCGTCTACCCGACCGCCGACTGGCAGGAGCGGGAGGCGTACGACATGTTCGGCGTCATCTTCGACGGCCACCCCGCCCTGACCCGGATCCTCATGCCGGACGACTGGGAGGGGCACCCGCAGCGCAAGGACTACCCGCTCGGCGGCGTACCGGTTGAGTACAAGGGTGCGGAGATCCCCCCGCCGGACAAGCGGCGGTCGTACCAGTGA
- a CDS encoding NADH-quinone oxidoreductase subunit B has product MGIEEKLPSGVLLTSVEKLVNWTRKTSVWGATFGLACCAIEMMAAGGPHYDMGRWGMEVFRASPRQADLMIVAGRVSQKMAPVLRQIYDQMAEPRWVISMGVCASSGGMFNNYAIVQGVDHVVPVDMYLPGCPPRPEMLIDAVLKLREKIMHEPLGPNGRKMLEARQARGDVPVVPYGSMPSSYRSDKARRAEWTKAVREGREEQLRIENWMKAQNHLQASHRGPK; this is encoded by the coding sequence ATGGGCATCGAGGAGAAGCTCCCCTCCGGCGTCCTGCTCACCAGCGTCGAGAAGCTGGTCAACTGGACGCGGAAGACCTCGGTCTGGGGCGCCACGTTCGGTCTGGCCTGCTGCGCCATCGAGATGATGGCGGCGGGCGGCCCGCACTACGACATGGGCCGCTGGGGCATGGAGGTCTTCCGCGCCTCGCCCCGCCAGGCGGACCTGATGATCGTGGCCGGCCGGGTGAGCCAGAAGATGGCACCGGTCCTGCGCCAGATCTACGACCAGATGGCCGAGCCCCGCTGGGTCATCTCGATGGGCGTCTGCGCCAGCAGCGGCGGCATGTTCAACAACTACGCCATCGTGCAGGGCGTCGACCACGTCGTCCCGGTCGACATGTACCTCCCCGGCTGCCCGCCCCGGCCGGAGATGCTCATCGACGCGGTGCTCAAGCTGCGCGAGAAGATCATGCACGAGCCGCTGGGCCCGAACGGCCGCAAGATGCTGGAGGCCCGCCAGGCGCGCGGTGACGTGCCGGTGGTGCCGTACGGCTCGATGCCCTCGTCGTACCGCAGCGACAAGGCCCGCCGTGCCGAGTGGACGAAGGCGGTCCGCGAGGGGCGCGAGGAGCAGCTCCGGATCGAGAACTGGATGAAGGCGCAGAACCACCTTCAGGCGTCGCATAGGGGCCCGAAATGA
- a CDS encoding NADH-quinone oxidoreductase subunit A, with protein sequence MTLSPYAPIIGLFALAAAFALFSVAAARLAGPRRLNKAKLEAYECGIEPSPQPVGGGRFPIKFYLTAMLFIVFDIEIIFLYPWAVSFDALPIFGFVEMVLFIVAVFVAYAYVWRRGGLDWD encoded by the coding sequence ATGACGCTCTCTCCTTACGCACCCATCATCGGGCTGTTCGCCCTCGCTGCGGCGTTCGCGCTGTTCTCCGTGGCCGCTGCCCGACTCGCCGGCCCGCGGCGTCTGAACAAGGCCAAGCTCGAGGCGTACGAGTGTGGCATCGAGCCGAGCCCGCAGCCGGTCGGCGGCGGCCGGTTCCCGATCAAGTTCTACCTGACGGCGATGCTCTTCATCGTCTTCGACATCGAGATCATCTTCCTCTACCCCTGGGCGGTCTCCTTCGACGCCCTGCCGATCTTCGGCTTCGTGGAGATGGTCCTGTTCATCGTCGCGGTCTTCGTCGCGTACGCCTACGTGTGGCGTCGCGGCGGCCTGGACTGGGACTGA
- a CDS encoding geranylgeranyl reductase family protein, with translation MTAVENDADVIVVGAGPGGSATAYHLARHGVRVLLLEKTEFPREKVCGDGLTPRAVRQLIRMGVDTSPEAGWLHNKGLRVIGGGVRLELDWPDLASFPNYGLVRTRLDFDDLLAQRAVAAGAKLQTSVNVLGPVLGADDRVIGVQAEVGPDKEPATFHAPLVVAADGVSGRFPLALGLAKREDRPIGVAVRRYYRSPAKHDDDYLESWLELRAKGSDALLPGYGWIFGLGDGRVNVGLGVLNSSSAFGKTNYRKLLTDWLANTPEDWGMTDEANAEGPILGAALPMGFNRVPHYTRGVLLVGDSGGMVNPFNGEGIAYAMESGEMAAEVLVQALARPAGAERERALMAYPQELKARFGGYYRLGGVFVKLIGRPEIMRMATKHGMPHPMLMRFVLKLLANLTDPRGGDAMDRVINAMTKAAPAV, from the coding sequence ATGACCGCGGTGGAGAACGACGCCGACGTCATCGTCGTGGGCGCCGGTCCCGGAGGATCGGCCACGGCGTACCACCTGGCGCGGCACGGCGTACGCGTGCTGCTGCTGGAGAAGACGGAGTTTCCCCGGGAGAAGGTCTGCGGTGACGGGCTCACGCCCCGGGCCGTACGGCAGCTCATCCGGATGGGCGTGGACACCTCGCCCGAGGCGGGCTGGCTGCACAACAAGGGCCTGCGGGTGATCGGCGGCGGAGTACGCCTGGAGCTGGACTGGCCCGACCTGGCCAGCTTCCCCAACTACGGCCTGGTGCGCACCCGGCTCGACTTCGACGACCTGCTCGCCCAGCGCGCGGTCGCCGCCGGGGCGAAGCTCCAGACCAGCGTCAACGTCCTCGGGCCGGTGCTCGGCGCCGACGACCGGGTGATCGGCGTGCAGGCCGAGGTCGGCCCGGACAAGGAACCCGCGACGTTCCACGCGCCGCTCGTGGTCGCCGCCGACGGCGTCTCCGGCCGATTCCCGCTCGCCCTCGGGCTGGCCAAGCGGGAGGACCGCCCGATCGGTGTGGCCGTCCGCCGCTACTACCGCTCGCCCGCCAAGCACGACGACGACTACCTGGAGTCCTGGCTGGAGCTGCGGGCCAAGGGCAGCGACGCGCTGCTGCCCGGCTACGGCTGGATCTTCGGCCTCGGCGACGGCCGGGTGAACGTCGGCCTGGGCGTCCTCAACTCCTCCTCGGCGTTCGGCAAGACGAACTACCGCAAGCTGCTCACCGACTGGCTCGCGAACACCCCCGAGGACTGGGGGATGACCGACGAGGCCAACGCGGAGGGCCCGATTCTCGGCGCCGCACTGCCGATGGGCTTCAACCGGGTTCCGCACTACACCCGCGGTGTGCTGCTGGTCGGCGACTCCGGTGGCATGGTCAACCCGTTCAACGGCGAGGGCATCGCGTACGCGATGGAGTCGGGCGAGATGGCTGCGGAGGTCCTGGTGCAGGCCCTGGCCCGCCCGGCCGGCGCGGAGCGGGAGCGGGCACTGATGGCGTACCCGCAGGAGCTGAAGGCCCGCTTCGGCGGCTACTACCGGCTCGGCGGCGTCTTCGTGAAGCTCATCGGCCGCCCCGAGATCATGCGGATGGCGACCAAACACGGCATGCCGCACCCGATGCTCATGCGCTTCGTGCTCAAGCTGCTGGCCAACCTGACCGACCCGCGCGGCGGGGACGCGATGGACCGGGTCATCAACGCGATGACGAAGGCGGCCCCGGCCGTGTAG
- a CDS encoding demethylmenaquinone methyltransferase: MSRTPQGQRASLDKQPHEVAAMFDGVAARYDLTNTVLSFGQDRSWRRATRAALGLRPGERVLDVGAGTGVSTEELAHSGAYAVGADLSLGMLYAGKRTRPSVPLLAGDALRLPFADASFDAVTISFALRNVNDTDAALAELARVTRPGGRLVVCEFSTPVNPAFRTVYLSYLMRSLPAVARAVSSNPDAYVYLAESIRAWPDQAALAARIGAAGWGRVAWRNLTGGVVALHRAVRN; the protein is encoded by the coding sequence GTGAGCCGTACCCCGCAGGGCCAGCGCGCCAGCCTGGACAAGCAGCCGCACGAGGTAGCCGCGATGTTCGACGGTGTCGCGGCCCGCTACGACCTGACCAACACCGTGCTTTCCTTCGGGCAGGACCGGTCCTGGCGGCGGGCCACCCGGGCGGCGCTCGGGCTGCGGCCCGGCGAGCGGGTGCTCGACGTGGGCGCCGGCACCGGCGTCTCGACCGAGGAACTGGCCCACTCCGGGGCGTACGCGGTCGGCGCCGACCTGTCGCTGGGCATGCTGTACGCGGGCAAGCGCACCCGCCCGTCGGTGCCGCTGCTGGCCGGGGACGCGCTGCGGTTGCCGTTCGCCGACGCCAGCTTCGACGCGGTGACCATCTCCTTCGCGCTGCGCAACGTGAACGACACCGACGCCGCGCTGGCCGAGCTGGCCCGGGTGACCCGGCCGGGCGGGCGGCTGGTGGTCTGCGAGTTCAGCACGCCGGTGAACCCGGCGTTCCGCACCGTCTACCTGTCGTACCTGATGCGGTCGTTGCCGGCCGTCGCCCGCGCGGTGTCGAGCAACCCGGACGCCTACGTCTACCTGGCGGAGTCGATCCGGGCCTGGCCGGACCAGGCGGCGCTGGCCGCCCGGATCGGCGCGGCCGGCTGGGGCCGGGTGGCGTGGCGCAACCTGACCGGCGGCGTCGTGGCGCTGCACCGGGCCGTCCGAAACTGA
- a CDS encoding cell wall anchor protein — MTFRYRSTLASAGVVALLSTAGLGALAGPAQAADKADLQLIPLSYQLANGVSKAKAKPFKFQVNNTVGTVDAKDVRVTVETKGLVRAKVGVLVPAGCDIRGTAFSCLLGDLPAGTTEDFGIPLFSTGGTGAAGTLTVSISAANGTGVLDTVDHDITVTDPGYDLTTWVQDVYADVVVDGDDAGESGLRPVRPGQTAPLDWAVFNDGSENATGVSYGITLPAGVTFAELPEGCVEQNLGGFANAYCEDLGAVLKPGQYYTAGVRVTVGADVTEKVLRPGFVWAAGLEAASGTPEERPKAATSAQRRAFSEADDGDNTAQFDVFVDQSPQSTPSPTPTAGPTSTPTAEPTPTGSVTAVPTPTAGGGTGGGTGDGGLPVTGMQVGLIGGIGAAVLAAGAALMMLSRRRKVVLVTPGEERAED, encoded by the coding sequence ATGACCTTCCGCTACCGGTCCACGCTGGCCAGCGCCGGCGTCGTGGCCCTGCTCTCCACCGCCGGTCTCGGCGCGCTCGCCGGCCCGGCGCAGGCGGCCGACAAGGCCGACCTCCAGCTCATCCCGCTCAGCTACCAGCTCGCCAACGGCGTCAGCAAGGCCAAGGCCAAGCCGTTCAAGTTCCAGGTGAACAACACCGTCGGGACGGTGGACGCGAAGGACGTCCGGGTCACGGTCGAGACGAAGGGCCTCGTGAGGGCCAAGGTCGGTGTGCTGGTCCCGGCCGGCTGCGACATCCGCGGCACCGCCTTCTCCTGCCTGCTGGGCGACCTGCCCGCCGGGACCACTGAGGACTTCGGCATCCCGCTGTTCTCCACCGGCGGCACTGGCGCGGCCGGCACGCTCACGGTCTCGATCAGCGCGGCGAACGGCACCGGCGTGCTGGACACGGTCGACCACGACATCACCGTCACCGACCCCGGTTACGACCTCACCACGTGGGTCCAGGACGTGTACGCCGACGTGGTGGTCGACGGCGACGACGCCGGTGAGTCGGGCCTGCGCCCGGTCCGGCCGGGCCAGACCGCGCCGCTGGACTGGGCCGTGTTCAACGACGGCAGCGAGAACGCCACCGGCGTCAGTTACGGCATCACGCTGCCGGCCGGCGTCACCTTCGCCGAGCTGCCCGAGGGCTGCGTCGAGCAGAACCTGGGCGGGTTCGCCAACGCGTACTGCGAGGACCTGGGCGCGGTGCTCAAGCCCGGCCAGTACTACACCGCGGGCGTGCGGGTGACTGTCGGCGCGGACGTGACCGAGAAGGTGCTCCGCCCGGGCTTCGTCTGGGCCGCCGGGCTGGAGGCGGCCTCCGGCACGCCGGAGGAGCGGCCGAAGGCCGCCACCTCGGCGCAGCGCCGCGCGTTCTCCGAGGCCGACGACGGTGACAACACCGCCCAGTTCGACGTCTTCGTCGACCAGAGCCCGCAGTCGACGCCGAGCCCGACGCCGACCGCCGGCCCGACCTCGACGCCGACCGCCGAGCCGACCCCGACCGGCAGCGTGACGGCGGTGCCGACCCCGACCGCCGGTGGCGGTACGGGAGGCGGCACCGGCGACGGCGGCCTGCCGGTGACCGGTATGCAGGTCGGCCTGATCGGCGGAATCGGCGCGGCCGTCCTCGCGGCCGGCGCGGCGCTGATGATGCTGTCCCGCCGCCGCAAGGTGGTGCTCGTCACGCCGGGCGAGGAGCGCGCCGAGGACTGA
- the mqnC gene encoding cyclic dehypoxanthinyl futalosine synthase yields the protein MTANREIDDILQRGADGGRITPEEALLLYTDAPFHALGEAADAVRRRRYPDNIVTYLIDRNINYTNVCVTACKFCAFYRAPKHKEGWTHPTEEILRRCGEAVELGATQVMLQGGHHPDYGVEYYEELFSSVKKAYPQLAIHSIGPSEILHMAKVSGVSLDEAIARIKAAGLDSIAGAGAEMLPDRPRKAIAPLKESGARWLEVMELAHRQGLESTATMMMGTGETNAERIEHLRMIRDVQDRTGGFRAFIPWTYQPENNHLKGRTQATTLEYLRLVAVARLFFETVPHLQASWLTTGKDVGQLALHMGVDDLGSIMLEENVISSAGARHRSNLHELIGMIRSADRIPAQRDTLYNRLAVHHTPADDPSDDRVVSHFSSIALPGGGAGKSLPLVEVN from the coding sequence GTGACGGCGAACCGGGAGATCGACGACATCCTGCAACGCGGCGCGGACGGCGGGCGGATCACGCCCGAGGAGGCGCTGCTGCTCTACACCGACGCGCCCTTCCACGCGCTGGGCGAGGCGGCCGACGCGGTACGGCGGCGCCGCTACCCGGACAACATCGTCACGTACCTGATCGACCGCAACATCAACTACACGAACGTCTGCGTGACGGCGTGCAAGTTCTGCGCGTTCTACCGGGCCCCCAAGCACAAGGAGGGCTGGACCCACCCGACCGAGGAGATCCTGCGCCGCTGCGGCGAGGCGGTCGAGCTGGGCGCCACCCAGGTCATGCTCCAGGGCGGGCACCACCCGGACTACGGCGTCGAGTACTACGAGGAGCTGTTCTCCTCGGTCAAGAAGGCGTACCCGCAGCTCGCGATCCACTCGATCGGCCCGAGCGAGATCCTGCACATGGCGAAGGTCTCCGGCGTGAGCCTGGACGAGGCCATCGCCCGGATCAAGGCCGCCGGCCTGGACTCGATCGCGGGTGCCGGGGCCGAGATGCTGCCGGACCGGCCGCGCAAGGCGATCGCGCCGCTGAAGGAGTCGGGCGCCCGCTGGCTGGAGGTCATGGAGCTGGCGCACCGGCAGGGCCTGGAGTCGACGGCCACCATGATGATGGGCACCGGCGAGACGAACGCCGAGCGCATCGAGCACCTGCGGATGATTCGTGACGTGCAGGACCGCACCGGCGGTTTCCGGGCCTTCATCCCGTGGACGTACCAGCCGGAGAACAACCACCTGAAGGGCCGCACCCAGGCGACCACGCTGGAATACCTACGCCTGGTCGCGGTGGCCCGTCTGTTCTTCGAGACGGTGCCGCACCTGCAGGCGTCCTGGCTGACGACCGGCAAGGACGTCGGGCAGCTCGCGTTGCACATGGGCGTGGACGACCTCGGCTCGATCATGCTGGAGGAGAACGTCATCTCCTCGGCCGGCGCCCGGCACCGCTCCAACCTGCACGAGCTGATCGGCATGATCCGGTCGGCCGACCGGATCCCGGCCCAGCGGGACACGCTCTACAACCGGCTCGCGGTGCACCACACGCCCGCCGACGACCCGAGCGACGACCGGGTGGTCTCGCACTTCTCGTCGATCGCCCTGCCCGGCGGCGGGGCCGGTAAGTCGCTGCCGCTGGTCGAGGTCAACTGA
- a CDS encoding type II toxin-antitoxin system VapC family toxin, giving the protein MIYLDSAAVIKMLRREAETPDLLGWLNERAGTALVSSALVEVEVPRALRRAAPQALVGVPSVLGRLYRVEIDATVRATAGAYPEPMLRSLDAVHLATAEVLARQAAAEFVAFVTYDKRLLEAARAIGLPVASPGMP; this is encoded by the coding sequence GTGATCTACCTCGACTCGGCGGCGGTCATCAAGATGCTGCGGCGGGAGGCGGAGACACCGGATCTGCTCGGCTGGCTGAACGAGCGCGCCGGCACCGCCCTGGTGTCGTCGGCTCTCGTCGAGGTGGAGGTGCCACGGGCGTTGCGTCGTGCCGCTCCACAGGCGCTGGTGGGTGTCCCCTCGGTGCTGGGACGTCTCTACCGGGTCGAGATCGACGCCACGGTCCGGGCGACAGCGGGCGCGTATCCGGAGCCGATGCTGCGCAGCCTGGACGCCGTCCATCTCGCGACCGCCGAGGTGCTGGCCCGGCAGGCGGCGGCCGAGTTCGTCGCGTTCGTCACGTACGACAAGCGGCTGCTGGAGGCGGCCAGGGCGATCGGGCTGCCGGTGGCCAGCCCGGGCATGCCCTGA
- a CDS encoding type II toxin-antitoxin system prevent-host-death family antitoxin: MEQIAVRELNQHTSRVLARVRAGETVEVTDRGEPIARLVPVLAGDALLGRLVAEGRATAPTTIGPVPMPPVLGDPTVDAAAALVEARDEERW, encoded by the coding sequence ATGGAGCAGATCGCCGTCCGGGAGCTGAACCAGCACACCAGCCGGGTGCTGGCGCGGGTGCGCGCCGGTGAGACGGTCGAGGTGACCGATCGGGGTGAGCCGATCGCCCGTCTCGTCCCGGTGCTGGCCGGCGACGCGCTTCTCGGCCGGTTGGTGGCCGAGGGCCGGGCTACGGCCCCGACCACGATCGGCCCGGTCCCGATGCCGCCGGTGCTCGGGGATCCCACGGTGGACGCCGCAGCCGCGCTGGTAGAGGCGCGCGACGAGGAGCGCTGGTGA
- the paaE gene encoding 1,2-phenylacetyl-CoA epoxidase subunit PaaE, with protein sequence MTVTITRPVRRRPVFHPLPVAAVDRLTDDSVSITFAVPEELRDTFAFSAGQHLTVRRPAGGDGEEVRRSYSICSTPDELARHGRLRVGVREVPGGAFSAYACGALRGGDTVEVLPPLGHFTSAFTPDRARRYGAVVAGSGITPVLGLAATALATEPHSTFTLVYGNRTANSVMFAEELADLKDRYPTRLHLVHVLSREMGESALLSGRIDADRLTRLLDTVVPGDEIEEWFLCGPYGMVVDAKAVLAGRGVPDAAVHTELFHVDAPPEPVRRETDRPEAGTEVTILLDGRSSSFTMGRDERVLDAALRVRGELPYACKGGVCSTCRAKVTVGEVTMARNYALEPDEVAAGYVLTCQSSPVTGELTVDYDA encoded by the coding sequence GTGACTGTCACCATCACGCGGCCGGTTCGCCGCCGGCCGGTCTTCCACCCGCTGCCCGTCGCCGCCGTGGACCGGCTCACCGACGACTCGGTGTCGATCACGTTCGCGGTACCGGAGGAGCTGCGCGACACATTCGCGTTCTCCGCCGGGCAGCACCTCACCGTCCGCCGCCCGGCCGGCGGCGACGGCGAGGAGGTCCGGCGGTCGTACTCGATCTGCTCCACCCCCGACGAGCTGGCCCGGCACGGCCGGCTGCGGGTCGGGGTGCGTGAGGTTCCGGGCGGGGCGTTCTCCGCGTACGCCTGCGGTGCGCTGCGTGGCGGCGACACCGTCGAGGTGCTGCCGCCGCTGGGCCACTTCACCTCCGCGTTCACCCCGGACCGGGCCCGCCGGTACGGCGCGGTGGTCGCCGGTTCCGGCATCACCCCGGTCCTCGGGCTGGCCGCGACCGCGCTGGCGACCGAGCCGCACAGCACGTTCACGCTCGTGTACGGCAACCGCACGGCGAACTCGGTGATGTTCGCCGAGGAGCTGGCCGACCTGAAGGACCGCTACCCGACCCGGCTGCACCTGGTGCACGTGCTGTCCCGCGAGATGGGGGAGTCGGCGCTGCTGTCCGGGCGGATCGACGCCGACCGGCTGACCCGGCTGCTCGACACCGTCGTGCCCGGTGACGAGATCGAGGAGTGGTTCCTCTGCGGCCCGTACGGCATGGTGGTGGACGCCAAGGCGGTGCTCGCGGGTCGTGGCGTGCCGGACGCGGCGGTGCACACCGAGCTGTTCCACGTCGACGCCCCGCCGGAGCCGGTCCGGCGGGAGACCGACCGGCCCGAGGCGGGCACCGAGGTGACGATCCTGCTGGACGGCCGTTCGTCGAGCTTCACGATGGGCCGGGACGAGCGGGTGCTGGACGCGGCCCTGCGGGTGCGCGGCGAGTTGCCGTACGCGTGCAAGGGCGGCGTGTGCTCGACCTGCCGGGCCAAGGTGACGGTCGGCGAGGTGACGATGGCGCGCAACTATGCGCTGGAGCCGGACGAGGTGGCCGCCGGTTACGTGCTGACCTGCCAGTCCAGCCCGGTCACCGGCGAGCTGACAGTCGACTACGACGCGTGA
- the paaD gene encoding 1,2-phenylacetyl-CoA epoxidase subunit PaaD: MTSARDAAAAVVDPEIRVITIDELGILRAVDEEPDTGRVVVTITPTYTGCPAMDVIREDIRRALAAAGHPDAEVRTVYHPAWSTDWISDTGRAKLAAAGIAPPAPRGDDTVVPLTLAVRCPRCGSPETTQISRFGSTACKALWRCRSCSEPFDHLKAL, from the coding sequence GTGACAAGCGCGAGGGACGCCGCGGCGGCGGTGGTGGACCCGGAGATCCGGGTCATCACCATCGACGAGTTGGGCATCCTGCGCGCGGTCGACGAGGAACCGGACACCGGCCGGGTCGTCGTCACCATCACCCCCACCTACACCGGCTGCCCGGCCATGGACGTGATCCGGGAGGACATCCGCCGGGCGCTGGCCGCCGCCGGGCATCCGGACGCCGAGGTCCGTACCGTCTACCACCCGGCGTGGAGCACCGACTGGATCTCCGACACCGGCCGGGCCAAGCTCGCCGCCGCCGGCATCGCCCCGCCCGCGCCGCGCGGCGACGACACGGTGGTGCCGTTGACGCTGGCCGTCCGCTGCCCGCGCTGCGGGTCGCCGGAGACCACGCAGATCAGCCGTTTCGGCTCGACCGCGTGCAAGGCGCTGTGGCGCTGCCGCTCCTGTTCCGAACCCTTCGACCACCTGAAGGCGCTGTGA